In Humulus lupulus chromosome 7, drHumLupu1.1, whole genome shotgun sequence, the following are encoded in one genomic region:
- the LOC133788605 gene encoding phosphoglucan, water dikinase, chloroplastic-like — MRSNEHRDRESERRWDTSGLEGLALKFVEGDRNARNWWRKLEIVRDLLLENSQSEERLDALIYAAIYLKVKKKGDKDERKLKRRMTNPMDSVFLFINGL, encoded by the exons ATGCGCTCAAATGAGCATCGGGACCGTGAATCAGAGAGAAGGTGGGACACCTCAGGTCTTGAAGGACTGGCTTTAAAATTTGTTGAAGGTGATAGAAATGCAAGAAATTGGTGGAGAAAG CTTGAAATTGTACGTGATCTATTACTTGAAAACTCACAAAGTGAGGAACGATTGGATGCGCTCATTTATGCTGCCATCTATTTGAAG GTAAAGAAGAAGGGTGATAAAGATGAGAGGAAGCTCAAGAGAAGGATGACTAATCCAATGGAttctgtttttctttttattaatggGCTTTGA